A region from the Lycium barbarum isolate Lr01 chromosome 8, ASM1917538v2, whole genome shotgun sequence genome encodes:
- the LOC132606541 gene encoding uncharacterized protein LOC132606541, which yields MQGNRQEKSTKGALLREIKASDTRITRQGLKGKKKMRFFICVPQPTCFEEECRKIDKKNLQRFIGILCNQLFLLSFSSYPDAISTADNNWLNPDCTRLHQEHQEFHSFSLSSKLGNVII from the exons ATGCAGGGAAATAGACAAGAAAAATCTACAAAG GGCGCGCTTCTGCGGGAAATTAAGGCTTCTGATACTAGGATCACAAGACAAGGactaaaaggaaagaaaaagatgaG GTTCTTTATATGCGTACCGCAGCCGACATGCTTTGAGGAAGAATGCCGGAAAATAGACAAGAAAAATCTACAAAG GTTTATCGGGATACTGTGCAACCAATTATTCCTATTATCTTTCAG TTCATACCCAGATGCAATTTCCACAGCCGACAACAACTGGTTGAATCCAGATTGCACCCGCTTACACCAAGAACATCAAGAATTTCACAGCTTTTCTCTTTCTAGCAAGCTTGGCAATGTAATAATATAA